A region from the Thermoanaerobaculia bacterium genome encodes:
- the nadC gene encoding carboxylating nicotinate-nucleotide diphosphorylase produces MSFLLRESLERFLAEDLGRGDATTNAIVPAGAKGLGRFRVRTPAVVCGLDVAREVFSLLDPDSVWTGESEDGSAAAAGAVLASVSGKARALLSGERVALNLLQRMCGIATATRRYVDAVAGTSCRILDTRKTAPGLRALDKRAVAAGGGANHRFGLDDGILIKDNHLAVAGSVAEAVARAKRHAPHLVRIEVEVETEGALREALAAGADALLLDNRSPRELASLVSVARSLRPEVPLEASGGITLENVRACAETGVDFISVGALTHSAAGTDISLEIEVA; encoded by the coding sequence GTGTCGTTCCTCCTGCGGGAGTCCCTCGAGCGTTTCCTGGCCGAGGATCTCGGCCGAGGAGACGCGACGACGAACGCGATCGTCCCGGCCGGCGCAAAAGGCCTCGGAAGATTCCGCGTCCGGACGCCCGCGGTCGTGTGCGGGCTGGACGTCGCCCGCGAGGTTTTCTCGCTCCTCGACCCCGATAGCGTCTGGACCGGGGAATCGGAGGACGGCTCCGCCGCCGCCGCCGGCGCCGTCCTGGCGTCGGTCTCCGGAAAGGCGCGCGCCCTGCTTTCCGGGGAGCGGGTCGCGTTGAACCTGCTCCAGCGGATGTGCGGAATCGCGACCGCGACCCGCCGCTACGTCGACGCGGTGGCGGGGACGTCCTGCCGCATCCTCGACACCCGCAAGACGGCGCCCGGCCTGCGCGCGCTGGACAAGCGGGCCGTCGCCGCCGGCGGCGGGGCGAATCACCGGTTCGGGCTGGACGACGGCATCCTGATCAAGGACAACCACCTCGCGGTCGCCGGGAGCGTCGCGGAGGCGGTCGCCCGCGCGAAGCGGCACGCGCCCCATCTCGTCCGAATCGAGGTGGAGGTCGAAACGGAAGGCGCGCTCCGGGAGGCGCTCGCCGCGGGGGCCGACGCGCTTCTCCTCGACAACCGCTCCCCGCGGGAGCTCGCGTCGCTCGTGTCGGTCGCGCGTTCCCTCCGGCCCGAGGTCCCCCTCGAAGCGTCGGGAGGAATCACGCTGGAGAACGTCCGCGCCTGCGCCGAGACCGGGGTCGACTTCATCTCGGTCGGCGCGCTCACCCATTCCGCCGCCGGGACCGACATTTCGCTGGAGATCGAGGTCGCATGA